The Planctomycetota bacterium genome contains a region encoding:
- the mutL gene encoding DNA mismatch repair endonuclease MutL, whose translation MDGRPVIRQLPQALINRIAAGEVVERPASVVKELIENAIDAGATQITIDIEEGGRKLIRIVDDGRGIAPDQLPLAFAPHATSKLTDDADLLSIRTMGFRGEALASIGSVSRCRIVTRTNDGDAAFGMDNTGGEVTGPTPAAGNVGTTVEVRDLFFNVPARRKFLKATGTESSYVTETVLKLALANPSVGFRYSRDGKVAHDLPPGVDRLLAGWPKEFRDQHLAVDRRDQDYHLHGIVGLPELAAPHMRYQYLFVAGRPVKDRHMIHALREAFRGLCEPGRHPAAVLMLNLPPGAVDVNVHPQKLEVRFRESNRVHALVMSSVKQALLGANLAPKLKPKVEEPEPPRENVRETLAAFFKQDLQQQTRLENVQPVETTEVAAPPAVPPSQGDGSSNGESREEVDPALPIRGAIQLHNSYLVTQTDDGMVIIDQHALHERIIFEDLLQRIRRGNLESQHLLMPLTFDADGRQLEVLETLRPMLLRLGIDAEAFGPDAVAVRSFPSFLHKLDPVDFLQQLLQRDESELEKADDETVLHEVLDMMSCKAAVKAGDPLTPEEITALLARRDLVSRSSNCPHGRPTTLRLSLTDLERQFKRTGF comes from the coding sequence ATGGACGGTCGGCCGGTCATCCGACAACTTCCCCAAGCCCTGATTAACCGCATCGCCGCCGGCGAGGTGGTCGAACGGCCGGCGTCGGTCGTGAAAGAACTCATCGAAAACGCCATCGACGCCGGTGCCACGCAGATCACGATCGACATCGAGGAAGGCGGCCGAAAGCTCATCCGCATCGTCGATGACGGACGCGGGATCGCGCCGGATCAGTTGCCACTCGCCTTCGCACCGCACGCGACGAGCAAGCTCACCGACGACGCCGACCTGCTGAGCATCCGCACGATGGGCTTCCGGGGCGAAGCGCTGGCGAGCATCGGCAGCGTGAGCCGGTGCCGGATCGTGACGCGCACCAACGACGGCGACGCGGCGTTCGGGATGGACAACACCGGCGGCGAAGTGACCGGCCCCACCCCCGCCGCCGGCAACGTCGGTACCACCGTCGAGGTTCGCGATCTTTTCTTCAACGTCCCGGCCCGCCGAAAGTTCCTCAAGGCGACCGGCACCGAGAGTTCGTACGTCACCGAGACCGTGCTCAAACTCGCGCTGGCCAACCCGTCGGTGGGCTTCCGCTACAGTCGTGACGGCAAGGTCGCGCACGACTTGCCGCCCGGCGTCGACCGACTACTCGCGGGCTGGCCGAAAGAGTTCCGCGATCAACACCTCGCCGTCGACCGGCGTGATCAGGACTACCACCTGCACGGTATCGTCGGCCTGCCCGAACTGGCCGCGCCGCACATGCGGTACCAGTATCTGTTCGTCGCCGGGCGACCGGTGAAGGACCGGCACATGATCCATGCGCTCCGCGAAGCATTTCGAGGCTTGTGCGAACCGGGACGACATCCGGCGGCCGTGCTCATGCTCAACTTGCCGCCGGGAGCCGTGGATGTCAACGTGCATCCGCAGAAGTTGGAGGTCCGCTTCCGCGAGAGCAACCGCGTCCATGCCTTGGTGATGAGCAGCGTGAAGCAGGCTTTGCTCGGAGCGAACCTTGCCCCCAAGCTCAAGCCGAAAGTCGAGGAGCCGGAGCCGCCACGGGAAAATGTCCGCGAAACGTTGGCCGCGTTCTTCAAGCAAGACTTACAGCAACAGACGCGTTTGGAGAATGTCCAGCCGGTTGAGACGACCGAAGTGGCTGCGCCGCCTGCCGTGCCGCCGTCGCAGGGCGACGGGTCTAGCAACGGTGAATCGCGCGAAGAAGTTGACCCCGCACTTCCGATCCGCGGCGCGATCCAGTTGCACAACAGTTATCTCGTCACGCAAACCGACGACGGCATGGTCATCATCGATCAGCACGCGTTGCACGAGCGGATCATTTTCGAAGACCTTCTCCAGCGGATCCGCCGTGGTAATCTCGAGAGTCAGCATCTGCTGATGCCGTTGACGTTCGATGCCGACGGGCGGCAGCTGGAAGTACTCGAGACGCTTCGGCCCATGTTGCTCCGGCTCGGAATCGACGCCGAGGCGTTCGGCCCCGACGCGGTCGCGGTGCGTTCCTTCCCGTCGTTTCTGCACAAGCTCGACCCGGTCGACTTTCTCCAACAGTTACTGCAACGGGACGAGTCGGAGTTGGAAAAGGCCGACGACGAAACGGTCCTGCACGAAGTGCTGGACATGATGAGTTGCAAGGCCGCGGTGAAGGCCGGCGACCCGCTGACGCCGGAGGAGATCACCGCCCTGCTGGCCCGCCGCGACCTCGTCTCCAGATCCAGCAACTGCCCACACGGTCGCCCGACGACACTCCGCCTATCTCTCACCGACCTCGAACGACAGTTCAAACGCACCGGGTTTTGA
- a CDS encoding GNAT family N-acetyltransferase codes for MRIETVDVERIRALRHKVLRAGMPIETTYFTGDELATHYAALIDGAVVGCVSALVAPFPEHDEPADRQLRGMATDPVHRGRGIGGTLVRTLLADAPGRVWCNARIAAANVYRRAGFEQIGEPFEVPIFGTHLRMLNVNA; via the coding sequence ATGCGAATCGAGACCGTCGACGTCGAACGCATCCGCGCCCTGCGGCACAAGGTGCTGCGTGCCGGCATGCCGATCGAGACGACGTATTTCACGGGCGATGAGCTGGCGACGCATTACGCGGCGCTCATCGACGGCGCGGTCGTTGGCTGCGTGTCGGCGCTGGTCGCGCCTTTTCCCGAGCACGACGAACCGGCCGACCGGCAGCTGCGCGGCATGGCAACGGACCCAGTCCATCGTGGACGCGGCATCGGTGGCACGCTGGTCCGTACCTTGCTCGCCGACGCGCCCGGCCGGGTCTGGTGCAACGCCCGTATCGCGGCGGCCAACGTCTATCGCCGCGCCGGCTTCGAACAAATCGGTGAGCCGTTCGAGGTACCAATCTTCGGCACGCACTTGCGGATGCTGAACGTCAACGCTTGA
- the truB gene encoding tRNA pseudouridine(55) synthase TruB, producing the protein MADDSSQPTRPVDGSAATADVPDAGVLVIDKPLGVSSARIVARVKGIARSAGAAKRYKVGHAGTLDPAATGVLVLLLGKATKQCERMMGLPKTYRTTVRLGATTPTDDAEGEPTPWPDAMPPTLQDIHGVLTRFTGTFEQTPPQFSAVKVGGRRAYAAARSGETVEIEPKTVRCDRLELVRYDWPDLVLEMDTGRGFYVRSLARDLGTVLNVGGYLTALRRTAAGPFSVDNAVDIETLDRDGISAHLFHEVPA; encoded by the coding sequence GTGGCGGACGATTCATCGCAACCAACACGACCGGTCGATGGGAGCGCCGCAACCGCCGACGTACCCGACGCGGGTGTGCTGGTGATCGACAAGCCGCTGGGCGTTTCGTCGGCGCGGATCGTCGCACGGGTCAAGGGCATCGCACGATCGGCCGGTGCGGCCAAGCGCTACAAGGTCGGCCACGCCGGCACGCTCGACCCCGCCGCGACGGGTGTGTTGGTGCTCCTGCTCGGCAAGGCGACCAAGCAATGCGAACGGATGATGGGCCTGCCCAAGACTTACCGAACGACGGTCCGCCTCGGCGCGACGACACCGACCGACGACGCCGAAGGCGAGCCGACCCCCTGGCCCGACGCGATGCCGCCGACCTTGCAGGACATTCATGGCGTATTGACTCGGTTCACCGGCACCTTCGAGCAAACACCGCCGCAGTTCAGTGCCGTGAAAGTTGGCGGTCGACGCGCCTATGCCGCGGCCCGCTCAGGCGAAACCGTGGAGATCGAGCCGAAGACCGTTCGCTGTGATCGGCTCGAACTCGTGCGGTACGACTGGCCCGATCTCGTGCTGGAAATGGACACCGGACGCGGATTTTACGTTCGTTCACTCGCCCGGGACCTGGGTACCGTGCTCAACGTCGGCGGGTACCTCACCGCGCTACGCCGCACGGCCGCCGGGCCTTTTAGCGTCGACAACGCGGTCGACATCGAAACGCTCGACCGTGACGGCATCTCCGCCCACTTATTCCACGAGGTGCCCGCATGA
- a CDS encoding lysophospholipid acyltransferase family protein translates to MTQPARDWSGPFDTRVDVRVMMGLNRFFTRFWHRSRVVRPAPRLPDGPFLVTPNHISGLDPALVQSAVPRPIVWMMTAEYYDVAWLRPFLRRVEAIRVDKEINDSSAIRAALGALKAGRVVGIFPEGRLQERRELRPLQPGAVVLAARSGVPMLPVWVDGPMRSHIHRKTNMLKAYLTPHRCRLAVGDFIPAPPRRCDPEPTLETLRAALDGLHTLCR, encoded by the coding sequence ATGACCCAGCCGGCACGCGACTGGTCCGGGCCGTTCGATACACGGGTGGACGTGCGCGTGATGATGGGGCTCAACCGCTTCTTCACGCGGTTCTGGCATCGCAGCCGAGTGGTTCGCCCGGCACCTCGGCTACCCGACGGGCCGTTCCTCGTCACGCCCAACCACATCAGCGGGCTCGACCCCGCGCTGGTGCAAAGCGCGGTCCCCCGGCCGATCGTGTGGATGATGACGGCGGAGTACTACGACGTGGCGTGGCTGCGTCCGTTCCTGAGACGCGTGGAAGCGATCCGCGTCGACAAGGAGATCAATGACAGCAGCGCGATCCGTGCCGCACTGGGAGCGCTCAAAGCGGGCCGAGTCGTGGGCATTTTTCCTGAGGGTCGCTTGCAGGAGCGGCGCGAACTTCGACCGCTGCAGCCGGGTGCCGTCGTGCTGGCGGCACGGTCAGGCGTGCCAATGCTTCCGGTCTGGGTGGATGGGCCGATGCGGAGCCACATTCATCGCAAGACGAACATGCTCAAGGCGTATCTCACGCCCCACCGTTGTCGGCTGGCCGTCGGCGATTTCATCCCGGCCCCGCCACGGCGTTGCGACCCGGAGCCGACGCTCGAAACCCTCCGTGCCGCCTTGGACGGGCTTCACACGCTCTGCCGCTAA
- a CDS encoding histidine triad nucleotide-binding protein codes for MAEPTLFEKIIAGDIPADLIHEDEHCVAFADIAPQAPVHLLVVPRKVIPTLNDLSPEDAGLVGHLFLVAKQLMAERGEADFRTVFNCGSVAGQTVFHLHLHVLAGRPFDWPPG; via the coding sequence GTGGCCGAACCAACACTTTTTGAAAAGATCATTGCCGGCGACATTCCCGCCGACCTGATTCATGAGGACGAGCATTGCGTCGCGTTCGCCGACATCGCGCCGCAGGCACCGGTGCATTTGCTGGTGGTTCCGCGAAAGGTGATCCCGACGCTCAATGATCTGTCGCCCGAGGATGCTGGGCTTGTCGGGCACCTGTTCCTCGTCGCCAAGCAGTTGATGGCCGAGCGGGGCGAGGCGGATTTCCGCACCGTGTTCAACTGCGGCTCGGTAGCGGGGCAGACGGTGTTTCATCTCCATCTGCATGTACTCGCCGGCCGGCCGTTCGACTGGCCGCCGGGGTAA
- a CDS encoding ABC transporter permease, whose product MLNFVTENVRVGLKNLALHKLRSLLTALGIICGVMAVIIMVAIGQGAKQAAREQMEQLGATNILVRSTRPPESTDAGSSQRVPIYGITQDDIDLLETMPNIKAIVPLRDVKQGVLKNDQVMRVNTIATTPDIFDVVSLQLQRGSAFDWSQYEENARVCVLGADAAKQLFPFSDPIDQTVQVGVTGVGTLVLTVVGVLEPTGLRAGAEASNIIDREIDRDIYFPLSLADQTYGPQLNWRDQGALKMEQVARHEVWLQTEGIEYVEPTSSMTAHALGLPDRLDLQVKAPIQLLRAAEQEERKFNFIMGSIAGISLVVGGIGIMNIMLASVTERTKEIGIRRALGAKQKHITLQFLIETVMISAIGGLLGIAVGVGGALALPWIVARFFDGSQPTAVTLWSVVLSFSVSGLTGLLAGLYPAIQAARLNPIEALRRE is encoded by the coding sequence ATGCTCAACTTCGTCACCGAAAACGTCCGCGTCGGCCTGAAAAATCTGGCCCTGCACAAGCTCCGTTCGCTCCTGACGGCGCTTGGCATCATCTGCGGCGTCATGGCGGTCATCATCATGGTCGCCATCGGACAGGGAGCGAAGCAAGCCGCCCGTGAGCAGATGGAGCAGCTCGGCGCGACCAACATCCTCGTCCGCTCGACCCGCCCGCCCGAGTCCACCGACGCCGGCAGCAGCCAGCGTGTGCCGATCTATGGCATCACGCAGGACGATATCGACTTGCTCGAAACCATGCCGAACATCAAGGCGATCGTGCCGCTGCGCGACGTCAAGCAAGGCGTGCTCAAGAACGATCAGGTGATGCGGGTCAACACGATCGCCACCACGCCTGACATCTTCGACGTCGTCAGCCTGCAACTGCAACGCGGGTCGGCGTTCGACTGGAGCCAGTACGAGGAGAACGCGCGGGTCTGTGTCCTCGGGGCCGACGCGGCCAAACAGCTCTTTCCATTCTCCGATCCGATCGATCAGACGGTGCAGGTGGGCGTGACGGGCGTGGGAACGCTCGTGCTGACCGTCGTCGGCGTGCTCGAGCCGACGGGACTGCGAGCCGGTGCCGAGGCGTCGAACATCATCGACCGTGAGATCGACCGCGACATCTACTTCCCGCTCTCGCTCGCCGACCAGACCTACGGGCCGCAGCTCAACTGGCGTGACCAAGGCGCGTTGAAGATGGAGCAGGTCGCCCGCCATGAGGTCTGGCTACAGACCGAGGGCATCGAATACGTCGAACCGACCAGTTCGATGACCGCCCACGCGCTCGGCCTACCGGATCGTCTCGATTTGCAAGTCAAGGCACCCATCCAGCTTCTCCGAGCGGCCGAGCAGGAAGAACGCAAGTTCAATTTCATCATGGGCTCGATCGCCGGCATCTCGCTGGTCGTCGGCGGCATCGGCATCATGAACATCATGCTCGCCAGCGTCACCGAACGCACCAAGGAGATCGGCATCCGCCGGGCGCTCGGTGCCAAGCAGAAGCACATCACGCTCCAGTTTCTGATCGAAACGGTGATGATCAGCGCGATCGGCGGACTGCTCGGCATCGCGGTCGGCGTGGGCGGGGCGCTGGCACTGCCGTGGATCGTCGCAAGGTTCTTCGACGGCTCGCAACCGACCGCCGTGACACTGTGGTCGGTCGTGCTCAGCTTCAGCGTCAGCGGGCTCACCGGGTTGCTCGCGGGCCTGTACCCGGCCATCCAGGCCGCCCGGCTCAACCCGATCGAAGCCCTCCGTCGCGAGTAA